The sequence below is a genomic window from Acropora palmata chromosome 5, jaAcrPala1.3, whole genome shotgun sequence.
GTTGTGTCCAGCCTTGAGACTGTTACAGGCGGAGTCCATCAAGCCCTGCAGATTCTTGAACAGAGATATGGACAGCCGTGTATGATTGTTAGTTCTGTGGTCAACAATCTAGTGAAGGGACCTCCCATTTCTAACAGTGATAAGGTTGCTCTACGAAAGTTTGCTGACTGTGCTACCATGGCCCTAGCCACTCTAAAGTCCATGAACTGCATGTCACAAATCAATCACGGGAACATTGTCAGTACCAAAGCCACTTCAGGACAAGTTAGCTGCATTAGCCTTTGATCTCGAAACAAAGGGTCAACATTTTCCAACCCTGACTAATTTTGTTGACTTCGTAAACAAGCACGCAAGCATTGCAAACCACCCCGTCAGCGGCAAACCCCAACATTTCAGCTACAACAACCCCCTCAGGAATAAAAGGGAGTTACCTAATGGGAAATCAGACCTACCAAAATTCACCATGTGCATCAGCGACCATGGCAAACAGAGTGTGCAGCCATCACGGCCGCCTCAGAAGAATGCCAAGGGCAAATCCAACAACTGTTGCTGCTGTGGTCAAGCACATCCACTATACCGCTGTGAAGAATTTAAGAGAAAGACACCGCAGGAAAGAAGGTCCCTTGTCTCCTCGAAAAAACTGTGCCCTAACTCTCTTAAGGACTTTGAACACCCAACGGACACCTGTCCTAGTTCCTTCAGATGCCGAATTGAAGGATGTGGCGCCTTCCACCACTCCCTTCTTCACCCAACACAGCTTGACATCAGTGCATCCGAAAAAAAGGGCTCTGTCGACCCAGCCTTAGCAGTCAGCACCACAGCTTGCACCACTGCCTGTGCCACTACCGGGACCGAGGATCCAGGTACCATCCTCCTGCAAGTTGTACCACTGCACGTAATGGGTGCTGATGGATTAGTTGTAACCACTTATGCAATGCTAGATTCTGGTTCTGAAATTACTCTTGTTGATCCATCACTTGTTAGTTCCCTAAGACTTAGTGGCCAGCCAGACCGTTTGGTGCTCTCAACAGTGAACAGTCAAGAGCCTCAGGAGGGAGAAAGGGTTGATCTTGTAGTAGGATCCCTTATCGATGAACAACCTCAGCGGCTTCAACTGAAAGGAGTGTGGTCTGGAAAAGAACTCAACATTCCGTTACGCCACCAAGGTATCACCAGAGACAAGGCAAAATGGCCACATCTTCAGGACGTTCCCTTCCCAGAGGTCACACAACAGAAGGTATCGCTGATCATAGGAACCAACGTTCCCGAGGTGTTTATCCCCTTGGAAGTTCGGTGCGGAAACCAAAGCGACCCTATCGCAATCCGTTCGTGCCTTGGCTTTGCTGTTCTAGGTAGAACAGGGGACAGTTCAGCGCAACAATGCTATGATGTTCACTACATCCACACAGCAACTGATGACATTTCACTGAACTACCAAGTAGAACGATTCTGGGAGCTGAAATCTTTTGGCTCCACCAAACCTTACACGTCAATGTCAGTCGAAGACAAGTTTGCTGAACAGATCATCCACAGCACAATCTCTAAAGCAAACAACCATTACTGCATGGGCCTCCCGTGGAAAAACGATCAGCCTAGCCTTCCCTTCAACCATGCAATGGCTAAGATATGTCTCCATCATCTGAAGCGACGCCTGGAGAGGGACAAGGACTTGTATGAGAAGTATTCTTCAGCCATCAGCAGTTATGTTACTAAAGGCCACGCCTGCAAGCTCACTAAGGAAGAGGCTGAAAGAAGAACTAACAAGACCTGGTACTTACCTCACCATCCAGTTATCAGTCCCAACAAACCAGGCAAACTCCATGTGGTATTTGATGCCGCTGCAAAATTTCACGGCACTTCACTAAACGATCAGCTCCTGCAAGACCCTGACTACATCAACAATCTGGCTGGTGTTCTCATGCGGTTAGAGCAGATGTTCCACCAGGTACGAGTTCCAGCGGAGGACTGTGATGCTGTTCGATTCATCTGGTGGAGTGGTGACCTCAACGATGAACCAGCAGAATACCAAATGTTAGTTCACATATTCGGCGCGATTTCCTCTCCTTGCTGCTCAAATAAAGCTCTGCGACAAACGGGTGATGACAACGAACACAAGTATGGTAGTGAAGCTGCAGAAACTGTCTGCCGTAATTTTTACGTCTATGACCTCCTAAAGTCCGTTCAGACCACTGACCAGGCGACTACCTTGGCTGTTAAGCTCACCACAATGTTAAAGGAAGGTGGTTTCCATCTGACAAAGTTCCTGAGCGACCGGAGAGAAGTCCTATCAGTCCTTCCTACCCAACAAAGGGCCAATCCAACTCTTAACCTTGAGTTAGACCAATTGGCAATCAACCGCACTTTGGGACTACACTGGGATGCAGAGAGAGACGTCTTCTGTTTTAAAACGGTGTCCATCAACAAACCTGCCACCAAGCGCGGGATCCTGTCCACAATCAGTTCACTATTCGACCCCCTTGGTTTCTTGTCTCCCTTCATACTTCCAATCAAGGTGTTGATTCAAGACCTCTGGAAGGGGAGAGTTGAGTGGGATGATGAAATCCAAGGCCATCACTTGAAGGTCTGGCGACAGTGGACAGGCTCTCTCCCACGACTCAAAGATATCAAGATACCTCGCTGTTACAGGAACCTGGACATATCGAACAGTTGCACAGTCCAACTTCACGTCTTTAGTGATGCGAGCGAGTATGCCTACTCAGCCGCAGCATACTTAAGGTTGAGCGACGACCATTGTGACCAAGCTCATTGTTCCCTTGTGTTTGGGAAGTGCCGCAATGCCCCTCTCAGGAGACCAACCATTCCCTGTCTTGAGCTTATGGCAAGTGTCATGGCAGTACGAATTAGCAACACCATCCGGGCAGAGCTGGATGTTCCTATTGACAACGTGATTTTCTGGACCGACTCTCTGACTGTGCTCCAGTACATTAACAATCGAATCAGAAGATTCCATCGTTTCGTCGCTACCAGATTAGAAGAGATTCACAAACACACCACTCCTGATCAGTGGAACCACGTCCCAGGGGTCCTGAACCCCGCCGATGATGGATCACGTGGACTGCCTATCCAAGCATTTCAACCCAGGTGCCGCTGGTGGTCAGGGCCAGAGTTCCTCTGAGACTCACAGGAACACTGGCCTCACCGTGATGTGGGTGACGTCGCAGAAGACGATAAGGAAGCAATCACCTTGAAAGTCAGTCAAAACGCTTTAACAGTCGCCACTGGTTCACCCCTGGACGAGTTGATGAGAAGGTTCTCCTCGTGGCCCCAACTTGTCCAAGCATCACATGGCTCATAcgctttgttcattttgtgaAGTCCAAGCGCAGTGTACCACCCACAGTCAACCATGGCAAGATTGGCTTAGCAGAGACTCTCGCTGCTTCCAAGGCCATAGTAAAGACAGTCCAGCGGCAGTATTTCCAAGAGGATTTGGAGGCCTTAGAGTCTGGTAAGCCAATAAAGAAGGACAGCAAGTTGAGTAAGCTCTGTCCAGTTCTCATTGACGGTGCAATCTGTGTTGGAGGTCGACTACGCCATGCATCCGTTGGTGATTCCAAGTCAGCATCCTATCGCCTTGTTACTTATTCGTCACCATCATGAGATACTTGGACATGCAGGTCGAGAACACATGCTGTCTGTGCTTCGAGAGAAATTCCGGATCCCCAATGCTCGTGCTCTAACTCTTCGGATACTTTGCAATTGCATAGCCTGTCGCAAACGAAACAAGAGAGTCATGAGCCAGATGATGGGAGACCTACCCAAGCCCAGGCTTACACCTCACGAGCCACCTTTTACATACACTGGGATAGACTTCTTTGGTCCCTTTTATGTCAAGTGAGGTCGGGGCACTGAGAAGGTCTATGGGTGCATCTTTGTGTGTTTTACATCTAGGGCCATCCACATTGAAGATGTAGGTTCCTTGGAGACAGATGCCTTTATCCAAGCCCTGAGACGCTTCATCTGTACCCATGGTGCTGTTAAAGAAATCTGGAGTGACAACAGCACTAATTTCACTGGAGGGGAAAGGGAGATCAATCTTGCCATCCAAGACCTGGACCACAGGATCATCCAGAGATCCTTGAATGAGAAAGATGTTGAGTGGCATTGCCAGCCATTAGTTAAGTGGCATTTCCAGCCCCCAACCACTAGTCACATGTCAGGAGTGTGGGAGCGACTCATTAGAAGTGTCTGCAATGCCATGAAGGCTATCTTTGGCCATCCTCACGCGTTTGTGACTAGGGAGACCCTCAGAACCGTGTTTGCTGAGGTAATGGGAATACTCAACAGTCGGCCCCTATGCCCAAGTAGTGATGACCCAAGTGACCGAGAACCTATTACTTCTAGTCACCTCCTTCAGCAGCGTCAAGGGATGTCCTTGCCACTGGGAGCCTGTCAAAATGAGGATCTACACTCCCGCAAGCAGTGCCGAAGGGGCCAACTTCTCTCAAATCACTTCTGGACCAGATGGCAGCATGAGTATCTGCCCCTGCTGCAGGAAGGTAACAAGTGGATCCTGAAACGACGCAACCTGGCGGTCAATGACTTGGTCTTCGTTGTGACGGAGAATGCCCCATGTGGCCATTGGCTCCTAGGCCGAGTCACAAGAGTATTTCATGGCCAGGATGGCTTGGTTCGTACGGCCGAAGTCAAGACCAAGAACTCAATCCTGCTGCGCCCCATTTCAAAGTTGTGCCTTTTA
It includes:
- the LOC141882355 gene encoding uncharacterized protein LOC141882355; this encodes MCISDHGKQSVQPSRPPQKNAKGKSNNCCCCGQAHPLYRCEEFKRKTPQERRSLVSSKKLCPNSLKDFEHPTDTCPSSFRCRIEGCGAFHHSLLHPTQLDISASEKKGSVDPALAVSTTACTTACATTGTEDPGTILLQVVPLHVMGADGLVVTTYAMLDSGSEITLVDPSLVSSLRLSGQPDRLVLSTVNSQEPQEGERVDLVVGSLIDEQPQRLQLKGVWSGKELNIPLRHQGITRDKAKWPHLQDVPFPEVTQQKVSLIIGTNVPEVFIPLEVRCGNQSDPIAIRSCLGFAVLGRTGDSSAQQCYDVHYIHTATDDISLNYQVERFWELKSFGSTKPYTSMSVEDKFAEQIIHSTISKANNHYCMGLPWKNDQPSLPFNHAMAKICLHHLKRRLERDKDLYEKYSSAISSYVTKGHACKLTKEEAERRTNKTWYLPHHPVISPNKPGKLHVVFDAAAKFHGTSLNDQLLQDPDYINNLAGVLMRLEQMFHQVRVPAEDCDAVRFIWWSGDLNDEPAEYQMLVHIFGAISSPCCSNKALRQTGDDNEHKYGSEAAETVCRNFYVYDLLKSVQTTDQATTLAVKLTTMLKEGGFHLTKFLSDRREVLSVLPTQQRANPTLNLELDQLAINRTLGLHWDAERDVFCFKTVSINKPATKRGILSTISSLFDPLGFLSPFILPIKVLIQDLWKGRVEWDDEIQGHHLKVWRQWTGSLPRLKDIKIPRCYRNLDISNSCTVQLHVFSDASEYAYSAAAYLRLSDDHCDQAHCSLVFGKCRNAPLRRPTIPCLELMASVMAVRISNTIRAELDVPIDNVIFWTDSLTVLQYINNRIRRFHRFVATRLEEIHKHTTPDQWNHVPGVLNPADDGSRGLPIQAFQPSRHWFTPGRVDEKVLLVAPTCPSITWLIRFVHFVKSKRSVPPTVNHGKIGLAETLAASKAIVKTVQRQYFQEDLEALESGKPIKKDSKLSKLCPVLIDGAICVGGRLRHASVGDSKAIHIEDVGSLETDAFIQALRRFICTHGAVKEIWSDNSTNFTGGEREINLAIQDLDHRIIQRSLNEKDVEWHCQPLVKWHFQPPTTSHMSGVWERLIRSVCNAMKAIFGHPHAFVTRETLRTVFAEVMGILNSRPLCPSSDDPSDREPITSSHLLQQRQGMSLPLGACQNEDLHSRKQCRRGQLLSNHFWTRWQHEYLPLLQEGNKWILKRRNLAVNDLVFVVTENAPCGHWLLGRVTRVFHGQDGLVRTAEVKTKNSILLRPISKLCLLEESK